One part of the Arabidopsis thaliana chromosome 4, partial sequence genome encodes these proteins:
- a CDS encoding uncharacterized protein (unknown protein; FUNCTIONS IN: molecular_function unknown; INVOLVED IN: biological_process unknown; LOCATED IN: chloroplast; EXPRESSED IN: 19 plant structures; EXPRESSED DURING: 11 growth stages; Has 30201 Blast hits to 17322 proteins in 780 species: Archae - 12; Bacteria - 1396; Metazoa - 17338; Fungi - 3422; Plants - 5037; Viruses - 0; Other Eukaryotes - 2996 (source: NCBI BLink).) — protein MASSAAMFMLPLPLTQQITTNNTLQTTATPEPSASIVKCLFPARNSSESSARSKFSLWLFGNPATYDKRFQEAIELSCL, from the coding sequence ATGGCCTCATCAGCTGCGATGTTCATGCTCCCTCTTCCTCTAACTCAGCAGATAACAACAAACAATACTCTGCAGACTACAGCCACACCGGAACCGTCAGCCTCCATAGTTAAATGCCTTTTTCCGGCGAGAAACTCATCGGAAAGTTCTGCTCGTTCGAAGTTTAGTCTTTGGCTATTTGGCAATCCCGCTACGTATGACAAGAGGTTCCAAGAAGCTATTGAACTTAGTTGCTTGTGA